The following proteins are co-located in the Echinicola sp. 20G genome:
- a CDS encoding universal stress protein, which yields MYQIKKLIVCLDHTEMDEILVKYASFIAKINNTKKVYFTNVIRNLQIPKDILKEFPNLVENMVDERKGQMKAIVEKHFNKSDDIAISYVVKEGQLSKKILKLAHEKSADMILVGRKTTLPGSGVVSQRLARRASCSLMIVPENCKEIKVDKLLVPSDFSDYSKDALEEAIMIAERNGKHVEIICQNVFSVPSGYHLTGKSYEEFAEIMKVNAQVNFKKFIRKIDTKNVKIDPMYTIDNNDDPVEDIMNKAKELDVDGIIIGAKGRTAATALFIGSIAERLIQLNEDFPLVVTRPKGKNAGILDYILEI from the coding sequence ATGTATCAAATTAAAAAACTAATCGTTTGCCTCGACCACACCGAAATGGATGAAATTTTGGTAAAATATGCCTCTTTTATTGCTAAGATCAACAACACAAAGAAAGTCTATTTTACTAATGTTATCCGAAACCTTCAGATACCAAAAGACATCCTTAAGGAGTTTCCAAACCTGGTAGAAAACATGGTGGATGAAAGGAAGGGACAAATGAAAGCGATCGTTGAAAAGCATTTCAACAAAAGTGATGACATTGCCATTTCCTATGTGGTGAAAGAAGGGCAGCTATCTAAAAAAATACTAAAACTTGCCCACGAGAAGTCTGCAGATATGATCTTGGTGGGTAGAAAAACAACCTTACCGGGAAGTGGTGTAGTCTCACAAAGACTGGCCAGAAGGGCTTCTTGCTCACTAATGATCGTTCCTGAAAATTGCAAAGAAATCAAAGTTGACAAACTGTTAGTTCCAAGTGATTTTTCTGATTATTCCAAAGATGCTTTGGAGGAAGCTATCATGATAGCAGAAAGAAATGGAAAACACGTAGAGATTATTTGTCAAAACGTATTCTCTGTCCCGTCAGGCTATCACCTTACCGGGAAAAGCTATGAGGAATTTGCGGAAATCATGAAGGTCAATGCACAAGTGAATTTCAAAAAGTTCATTCGTAAGATCGATACAAAGAATGTAAAAATAGATCCAATGTACACCATTGACAACAATGATGACCCTGTTGAAGATATCATGAACAAGGCCAAGGAACTTGATGTGGATGGGATTATTATTGGGGCCAAAGGAAGAACAGCAGCAACAGCCCTGTTCATTGGAAGCATTGCTGAAAGATTGATCCAGCTTAACGAGGATTTTCCACTCGTAGTAACAAGACCAAAAGGGAAAAATGCAGGAATCTTGGATTATATACTTGAAATTTAA
- a CDS encoding XRE family transcriptional regulator, with amino-acid sequence MEDYLVGIGKRIKEIRKSNGQTIHTLASKADVSNGLISRIENGRTIPSLPVLLSIIKSLEIDVPEFFSGLPQYGENNFFVCRSADFSVIEKEEDAEGFVYKLIFGKQLASMGFEAVMLEVQPGSKRDKVKTDAFEFKYMISGECSYIISEEEVLLQEGDAIFFDGRIPHVPVNNASKPAKMLVFYFFINNEK; translated from the coding sequence ATGGAAGATTATTTAGTAGGTATTGGGAAACGAATCAAGGAAATCAGAAAAAGCAATGGGCAAACCATTCACACCCTTGCTTCCAAAGCAGATGTGAGTAATGGACTTATTTCAAGAATAGAAAATGGCCGAACCATACCATCTTTACCTGTTTTATTGAGCATCATAAAGTCGCTTGAAATAGATGTTCCGGAGTTTTTCAGCGGATTGCCCCAATATGGGGAAAACAACTTTTTTGTTTGCCGATCAGCCGACTTTTCAGTCATTGAAAAAGAAGAGGATGCTGAAGGTTTTGTTTACAAGTTGATTTTTGGCAAACAGCTTGCCTCCATGGGTTTTGAAGCAGTTATGCTTGAGGTTCAACCAGGGTCCAAAAGAGACAAGGTTAAGACCGATGCCTTTGAATTCAAATATATGATCTCCGGAGAATGCAGTTATATTATCAGTGAAGAGGAAGTTCTTTTGCAGGAAGGAGACGCCATATTCTTTGATGGCCGAATTCCCCATGTCCCTGTAAATAACGCAAGTAAACCAGCCAAAATGTTGGTATTCTATTTCTTCATCAACAATGAAAAGTAA